DNA from Candidatus Baltobacteraceae bacterium:
ACGCGCAGCGCGCTGCGCTTCCTGGGCACGCCGTACGTCTTCGGCGGAGACAGCGCGTCGGGTTTTGACTGCTCGGCGTACGTGCAGCACGTTTTTGCCATGATCGGCATTTCGTTGCCGCGCACGGCCGATGCCCAGTACGACGTAGGCCGCCCCGCCGTGGGTGGACCGCGTCCGGGCGATCTGGTCTTCTTCCAGACGTACACCTACGGGCCGTCCCACGTCGGGATCTATTTGGGTAAGGGGAAGTTCGTCCACGCCAGTTCCAGCCACGGCGTGATGGTTAGTAACCTTTCGGAATCCTATTGGGCGGCGCGCTATCTCGGCGCAAAACGCCTCATCGCCTCCAACGGTAAATAATCAGCCTACACGCGCCGACGACGAGGCTCGCCTCGTCGCCGTCGCGTACGTGGTTTGGCCGCTCGCTTTATACGAGGTGGTCGCGCCACGTGCCGACTGCTCGTCGTGGTACCGGTTTCACATGCGTCAAGCCCTCTGGTTCGGCCTCGAGGCCGGCGTTATTGGGTTCGTCGCATTGGTATGGCCGCTGCTCGCGAGCTTTTTGATTTCCAACGTGACGGCCATGATTTGGGTCTACGTCTTCGCCATGATCGTCGATCTGGCGCTGTTCGTCTGGTGGATGCTCATAGCCGCGCGGTACGGCCGGCGCGCCGGCAGCGGCCAGCTTTTCGACGTGCCGTGGGTGGTGCGCTTGACAGGGGCCTCGTCCCAAAAGCGATAATCAGGGGCGTCGCGCCGGACGGGCGTAGCACAATGGGGCGTAGCCAAGTGGTAAGGCAACGGACTTTGACTCCGTCATGCGATGGTTCGAATCCATCCGCCCCAGCTTTCTTGTTAGGCGCCACGCCTTTGCCAGCACACTGAAAGAGTTCCCCAGCCGCGCAACGATTAACGCGGCTTCAGTTGCATCCCTTAACGCGCGCC
Protein-coding regions in this window:
- a CDS encoding C40 family peptidase; this translates as MTQSVGTQAASPDVAEWTSHLVISAPRRERGGFGRFAGGILARTSKLAQTLTRSALRFLGTPYVFGGDSASGFDCSAYVQHVFAMIGISLPRTADAQYDVGRPAVGGPRPGDLVFFQTYTYGPSHVGIYLGKGKFVHASSSHGVMVSNLSESYWAARYLGAKRLIASNGK